The Drosophila bipectinata strain 14024-0381.07 chromosome 2L, DbipHiC1v2, whole genome shotgun sequence genome has a segment encoding these proteins:
- the LOC108119906 gene encoding salivary glue protein Sgs-3: MKLALGIVIACVLVISGSGSPTYDCGCPTPTPPPCEPPTTTTTTQAPCEPPTTTAPPCEPPTVKSTTTTTTRKPTTTTKTTTTTRKPTTTTTTTTTTPKPTTTTTTTTTPKPTTTTKSTTTTTTTTTTTTTTTTTPRPTTTKSTTTTPKPTSTHRPTKSTRPTKSTHKPTKSTRPTKSTRKTTTTKKPIRTTTTTKKPIRTTTTTRKPTPKPCGCQPCGPGGKTCDGCEDRDNLCRNILGMIKNLERQVRQCVCGEPKWMMQ; the protein is encoded by the exons ATGAAGTTGGCTCTAGGAATTGTGATCG CTTGCGTTTTGGTGATCTCTGGCTCGGGATCCCCAACCTATGACTGTGGATGTCCTACTCCTACCCCACCACCTTGCGAGCCTCCAACTACCACCACAACCACTCAAGCTCCTTGTGAGCCTCCAACCACTACGGCACCTCCTTGCGAGCCTCCAACTGTCAAGAGtacaactacaacaactactcgcaaaccaacaacaaccaccaagacaacaacaaccactcgcaaaccaacaacaaccacgacaacgacaacaaccACTCCCAAGCCAACAACCACCACGACTACAACAACTACTCCcaaaccaacaacaaccacgaagtcaacaacaaccacgacaacaacaaccacgacgaccacaacaacgacaacaactCCCAGGCCAACAACCACCAAGTCAACAACAACCACTCCCAAGCCAACATCCACTCACAGGCCAACCAAATCTACCAGGCCTACAAAATCCACTCACAAGCCAACCAAATCTACCAGGCCTACAAAATCCACTCGCAAGACAACAACCACTAAGAAACCCATTCGCACGACAACAACGACTAAGAAACCCATTCGcacgacaacaacaactagGAAACCCACTCCCAAACCATGTGGTTGCCAACCTTGTGGACCCGGTGGTAAGACCTGCGACGGCTGTGAAGATCGTGATAATTTGTGCAGGAATATCCTGGGTATGATCAAGAATCTGGAGCGCCAGGTCAGGCAGTGTGTTTGCGGTGAGCCTAAATGGATGatgcaataa
- the LOC108119909 gene encoding uncharacterized protein isoform X2: protein MEFLNICLAIVCILCFGQTTAFSSLCERSLSLPHGSMRSRPNNFIRYRCVRGYILHGSQVGYCNQYGRLVGGRPFCAKAGCSQLEKPENGELLSYDGLRATIACKDGYVLVGNRMTYCDGNSWNTQLGECLTSNHTKDHSCDFESEDQCGWQAEVGFRQPWKRISTVHDYHSLRTGPHHDHTFRNASGGHYMRMETQTGAHGSYHFISPVYPRALSLKTACCFRFHYFMYGTGVGSLVVSVKPVNISVTDMWSKFKAKYSRFDISGSQGREWIEHTISIDEMESDFVVIFTATDAVSRFGDIAIDDVKLMTGQECGVGDFTTTTEPPAPVSAISEQPVVYDMMNCTKRCGQVMLPGMDHIGPDGNYIKGCGCSEECLQFENCCPDYLELCVLIDTTMVAIEPTTTSTSTTTTTTTTTLKPTTTTRKTTTTTTKRTTTPTTTTTTTTTPKPTTTTKTTTTTKRTTTSTSTTKLVPSTTTVRTTTSTTPTPRKQNTPTTIKTTTTTDKTTTMKINATTTTPVKITIPNNRITWKVDPDDIAGHMDVKENIPNPALVMLFLLIGVVLVVVLINLIKRWTNPIRGHQNEKAVSFKKVFDKIRKPTSLVGQRQRNSLQEPLYSSANEDSEDDTRLDEMGVDIRNVSEL, encoded by the exons AtggaatttttgaatatttgctTGGCTATAGTTTGCATATTATGTTTTGGTCAGACAACAGCATTTAGTTCGTTGTGTGAAAGATCTTTAAGTCTTCCTCATGGAAGCATGAGATCGAGACCAAATAATTTTATTCGGTACCGTTGCGTACGGGGTTATATTCTGCACGGAAGTCAAGTTGGCTATTGTAATCAATATGGTCGTTTAGTGGGAGGACGACCATTTTGTGCCA AGGCTGGATGCTCACAATTGGAAAAACCGGAAAACGGGGAACTTCTATCTTATGACGGCCTGAGAGCCACGATCGCGTGCAAGGATGGATATGTTCTGGTAGGGAATCGTATGACCTACTGCGACGGAAATTCATGGAACACTCAGCTCGGTGAGTGTTTAACGAGTAACCACACCAAGGATCACTCATGCGACTTTGAGAGCGAGGATCAGTGCGGTTGGCAGGCGGAGGTGGGCTTTCGGCAACCATGGAAGCGCATCAGTACAGTGCACGATTACCACTCCCTACGAACTGGTCCCCATCATGATCACACCTTCCGTAACGCCTCCGGCGGACACTACATGCGAATGGAAACACAAACTGGCGCCCACGGGAGCTACCACTTCATATCGCCGGTATATCCCCGAGCCCTCAGCTTAAAAACAGCCTGCTGTTTTCGGTTCCACTACTTCATGTACGGAACCGGAGTTGGCAGTCTGGTGGTCTCCGTCAAGCCAGTGAATATCTCTGTCACAGACATGTGGAGCAAATTCAAGGCCAA ATATTCGAGGTTCGATATTTCTGGCTCCCAGGGTAGAGAGTGGATAGAGCACACAATCTCCATTGATGAAATGGAATCGGACTTTGTGGTTATCTTCACTGCCACGGATGCCGTATCTCGGTTCGGAGACATTGCCATCGATGATGTTAAGTTGATGACGGGCCAGGAATGTGGAGTAGGTGACTTCACTACCACAACGGAGCCGCCGGCACCAGTGTCGGCCATTAGTGAACAGCCGGTGGTATATGACATGATGAACTGCACCAAACGGTGCGGCCAGGTGATGTTACCTGGCATGGATCACATTGGACCGGATGGCAACTACATCAAAGGATGTGGCTGCAGTGAGGAGTGTCTACAATTTGAAAATTGTTGTCCCGATTATTTAGAACTATGTGTTTTGATCGATACGACTATGGTAGCTATAGAACCAACTACAACATCAActtcaacaacaacgacaacgacaaccaCAACACTAAAACCCACAACTACAActagaaaaacaacaacaacaaccacaaaaaGGACTACAACACCAACTACTAcgacaacaactacaacaacaccaaaacccacaacaacaacaaaaaccacaACAACGACAAAAAGAACCACAACTTCTACTTCTACAACAAAACTAGTGCCAAGTACAACAACAGTGAGAACAACAACTTCAACAACGCCCACaccaagaaaacaaaacacaccAACAactataaaaacaacaacgacaacagataaaacaacaacaatgaaaataaatgccACAACAACCACACCAGTAAAAA TTACTATCCCAAATAATCGAATAACCTGGAAAGTAGATCCCGATGACATTGCTGGGCATATGGATGTGAAGGAAAACATACCCAATCCCGCATTAGTAATGCTCTTCCTACTGATCGGCGTTGTTCTGGTGGTGGTTCTCATAAATCTTATAAAGCGTTGGACTAACCCAATCAGAGGGCATCAAAACGAGAAGGCGGTTAGTTTTAAGAAGGTATTCGATAAGATAAGAAAACCAACATCATTGGTCGGACAACGTCAAAGAAATTCTCTGCAAGAACCACTATACAGTTCTGCTAATGAGGACTCTGAGGATGATACACGATTAGACGAAATGGGTGTAGATATTCGTAATGTCTCCGAACTATAA
- the LOC108119909 gene encoding uncharacterized protein isoform X1: MEFFNQYLTIVCILYFGTRSQTPGVSAACERSFVLQHGSVSVRSRNIIRFRCTRGYILQGIFVGVCDRNGRIQGERPFCAKAGCSQLEKPENGELLSYDGLRATIACKDGYVLVGNRMTYCDGNSWNTQLGECLTSNHTKDHSCDFESEDQCGWQAEVGFRQPWKRISTVHDYHSLRTGPHHDHTFRNASGGHYMRMETQTGAHGSYHFISPVYPRALSLKTACCFRFHYFMYGTGVGSLVVSVKPVNISVTDMWSKFKAKYSRFDISGSQGREWIEHTISIDEMESDFVVIFTATDAVSRFGDIAIDDVKLMTGQECGVGDFTTTTEPPAPVSAISEQPVVYDMMNCTKRCGQVMLPGMDHIGPDGNYIKGCGCSEECLQFENCCPDYLELCVLIDTTMVAIEPTTTSTSTTTTTTTTTLKPTTTTRKTTTTTTKRTTTPTTTTTTTTTPKPTTTTKTTTTTKRTTTSTSTTKLVPSTTTVRTTTSTTPTPRKQNTPTTIKTTTTTDKTTTMKINATTTTPVKITIPNNRITWKVDPDDIAGHMDVKENIPNPALVMLFLLIGVVLVVVLINLIKRWTNPIRGHQNEKAVSFKKVFDKIRKPTSLVGQRQRNSLQEPLYSSANEDSEDDTRLDEMGVDIRNVSEL; this comes from the exons ATGGAATTTTTTAATCAGTATCTGACTATAGtttgtatattatattttggaaCCAGGAGCCAGACACCAGGAGTCAGTGCCGCGTGTGAAAGATCTTTTGTTTTGCAACACGGCTCCGTGTCAGTACGATCAAGGAATATTATTCGATTCAGGTGCACTCGGGGCTACATCCTGCAGGGAATTTTTGTGGGCGTCTGTGATCGAAATGGTCGTATACAAGGAGAACGACCATTTTGTGCCA AGGCTGGATGCTCACAATTGGAAAAACCGGAAAACGGGGAACTTCTATCTTATGACGGCCTGAGAGCCACGATCGCGTGCAAGGATGGATATGTTCTGGTAGGGAATCGTATGACCTACTGCGACGGAAATTCATGGAACACTCAGCTCGGTGAGTGTTTAACGAGTAACCACACCAAGGATCACTCATGCGACTTTGAGAGCGAGGATCAGTGCGGTTGGCAGGCGGAGGTGGGCTTTCGGCAACCATGGAAGCGCATCAGTACAGTGCACGATTACCACTCCCTACGAACTGGTCCCCATCATGATCACACCTTCCGTAACGCCTCCGGCGGACACTACATGCGAATGGAAACACAAACTGGCGCCCACGGGAGCTACCACTTCATATCGCCGGTATATCCCCGAGCCCTCAGCTTAAAAACAGCCTGCTGTTTTCGGTTCCACTACTTCATGTACGGAACCGGAGTTGGCAGTCTGGTGGTCTCCGTCAAGCCAGTGAATATCTCTGTCACAGACATGTGGAGCAAATTCAAGGCCAA ATATTCGAGGTTCGATATTTCTGGCTCCCAGGGTAGAGAGTGGATAGAGCACACAATCTCCATTGATGAAATGGAATCGGACTTTGTGGTTATCTTCACTGCCACGGATGCCGTATCTCGGTTCGGAGACATTGCCATCGATGATGTTAAGTTGATGACGGGCCAGGAATGTGGAGTAGGTGACTTCACTACCACAACGGAGCCGCCGGCACCAGTGTCGGCCATTAGTGAACAGCCGGTGGTATATGACATGATGAACTGCACCAAACGGTGCGGCCAGGTGATGTTACCTGGCATGGATCACATTGGACCGGATGGCAACTACATCAAAGGATGTGGCTGCAGTGAGGAGTGTCTACAATTTGAAAATTGTTGTCCCGATTATTTAGAACTATGTGTTTTGATCGATACGACTATGGTAGCTATAGAACCAACTACAACATCAActtcaacaacaacgacaacgacaaccaCAACACTAAAACCCACAACTACAActagaaaaacaacaacaacaaccacaaaaaGGACTACAACACCAACTACTAcgacaacaactacaacaacaccaaaacccacaacaacaacaaaaaccacaACAACGACAAAAAGAACCACAACTTCTACTTCTACAACAAAACTAGTGCCAAGTACAACAACAGTGAGAACAACAACTTCAACAACGCCCACaccaagaaaacaaaacacaccAACAactataaaaacaacaacgacaacagataaaacaacaacaatgaaaataaatgccACAACAACCACACCAGTAAAAA TTACTATCCCAAATAATCGAATAACCTGGAAAGTAGATCCCGATGACATTGCTGGGCATATGGATGTGAAGGAAAACATACCCAATCCCGCATTAGTAATGCTCTTCCTACTGATCGGCGTTGTTCTGGTGGTGGTTCTCATAAATCTTATAAAGCGTTGGACTAACCCAATCAGAGGGCATCAAAACGAGAAGGCGGTTAGTTTTAAGAAGGTATTCGATAAGATAAGAAAACCAACATCATTGGTCGGACAACGTCAAAGAAATTCTCTGCAAGAACCACTATACAGTTCTGCTAATGAGGACTCTGAGGATGATACACGATTAGACGAAATGGGTGTAGATATTCGTAATGTCTCCGAACTATAA
- the LOC108119907 gene encoding uncharacterized protein: MDLIWLILGLISVFHIDLSLGKCDLSLKLANGNITFIHEVFIKFECNPGYTIQGYEYYYCDLKYQPLPFCAKSGCSKLENPENGALMNPIGEKAVIMCNDGYVLVGTRFAYCDGKNWTNKLGKCIESSHKKDQSCDFESEDQCGWQGETFGNSWHRTKDHTSDGYFVSLFTMTFDKIYHYESPIFPRMLSLSTSCFRFRYKIEGNEKGLLVVSVKPSSLSLDHMQSGKYGNFSKMAISRSQNGWHVETIAIDKMDTDFQIVFTYSSNGVSSVGVDNVKLMTGQSCMADHLITTSEAPSAAESTSGHDYTTESTYYPNIPDTFELTTSTVSTDFKDNNSSESESKIKASNQSTYASELIGLDTTSPRMSCFNRCGQIMHPGMDHVALQGTYIKGCGCSEHCVDDNNCCEDFIIECLTKNIPETKEPIPMETPPKKEPTPTNRFWQSKPSTSSKMNCSNRCGQIMRPGMDHVASDGTYIKGCGCSVHCIQDDNCCDDYFKECESKENTEIKEPMEPMETGSTEISTPMSTNPISAQMTYIRAKLMIPEAEGQVNNIDIDVIEVNAGSADLAGLGLQLLEDP, from the exons ATGGATTTAATTTGGCTTATCTTGGGACTAATTTCTGTATTCCACATTGATCTTTCTCTGGGAAAGTGTGACTTATCTTTGAAACTAGCTAATGGAAATATAACTTTTATCCATGAGgtctttattaaatttgaatgCAATCCCGGCTATACAATTCAGGGTTATGAATATTACTATTGTGATTTAAAGTATCAACCTTTACCTTTTTGTGCCA AGTCGGGATGCTCGAAGCTAGAAAATCCGGAGAACGGGGCCCTCATGAATCCCATCGGTGAGAAGGCGGTGATCATGTGCAATGATGGGTATGTCTTGGTTGGAACTCGTTTTGCATACTGTGACGGCAAGAATTGGACTAACAAGTTGGGCAAGTGCATTGAAAGCAGCCACAAAAAAGATCAGTCCTGCGACTTCGAGAGTGAGGATCAGTGCGGATGGCAGGGAGAGACCTTCGGTAATTCTTGGCACCGAACCAAGGACCACACCTCCGACGGTTACTTTGTGAGCCTTTTTACAATGACTTTCGACAAGATCTATCACTATGAATCACCGATCTTTCCGCGTATGCTCAGCTTAAGTACCTCTTGCTTTCGTTTCCGATACAAGATAGAGGGAAACGAAAAAGGTCTTCTAGTAGTTTCGGTTAAGCCATCCTCCTTGTCCTTGGACCATATGCAAAGCGGCAA ATATGGAAATTTCAGTAAAATGGCAATTTCAAGATCTCAAAACGGTTGGCATGTAGAAACAATTGCTATTGATAAAATGGATACAGACTTTCAGATCGTGTTCACATATTCGAGCAATGGAGTGAGTTCGGTTGGAGTCGACAACGTTAAGCTAATGACGGGTCAGAGTTGCATGGCTGATCATCTCATTACCACATCGGAGGCTCCCTCCGCGGCAGAATCAACCTCTGGCCATGACTATACTACCGAATCAACCTACTATCCAAATATCCCAGATACTTTCGAACTAACGACGTCGACGGTGAGCACTGACTTTAAGGATAATAATAGCTCTGAATCGGAGTCAAAGATTAAGGCTTCTAACCAATCAACGTATGCCAGCGAACTTATCGGATTGGATACCACTTCACCAAGGATGAGCTGTTTCAACCGATGTGGCCAAATAATGCACCCGGGCATGGATCACGTTGCACTTCAAGGCACCTACATTAAGGGATGTGGCTGCAGTGAACATTGTGTTGATGACAATAACTGTTGTGAGGATTTTATTATAGAATGCCTGACAAAGAACATTCCGGAAACTAAAGAGCCAATACCAATGGAAACCCCACCAAAAAAAGAACCAACACCTACAAATCGGTTTTGGCAATCAAAACCATCGACTTCCTCAAAAATGAACTGCTCCAATCGATGTGGCCAAATAATGCGCCCGGGCATGGATCACGTTGCATCTGATGGAACCTATATCAAGGGATGTGGCTGCAGTGTTCATTGTATTCAGGACGATAACTGTTGTGACGATTATTTTAAGGAATGCGAGTCGAAGGAAAATACGGAAATTAAAGAGCCAATGGAACCAATGGAAACGGGATCCACAGAAATATCAACGCCAATGTCAACCAATCCCATTTCAGCGCAAATGACTTACATTCG cGCAAAATTAATGATTCCTGAGGCGGAAGGTCAAGTGAATAACATCGACATTGATGTGATCGAGGTGAACGCAGG taGCGCGGATTTGGCGGGTTTGGGGCTTCAATTACTAGAGGATCCTTAA